The Diorhabda carinulata isolate Delta chromosome 4, icDioCari1.1, whole genome shotgun sequence genomic interval attaatttcaatttaaaaataaattatagtttagaATTATAGTGTAGAATATTATTCTAGAACAATCTTTATGATTAATTAATGTCTGTAGATCTTGTTAGAGTAGTATTGTGTAGTATAGTAAACGTGtcgcaatattcaaattgaataaaaattaacaaaaattcatttaatcaaattatttttagcgAGTAAATAGATTGTTTGATCTATTTACTCGACTATTTATTCACAAAGTTATTAAGTAAAgttcaatttaacaaaaatgtccatataaatattattgCTTAACGTGAAATATGTGACAGAAATAAACTTGTCATACATTATTTTGACAACTCGTAGCCTGTGATATCTTTTATTATCTCAATTCAAACTATATgctgataaatatttaaatcaaaacatttttgaaaactgttcCCCTAAGCAATTATTTCTGTTTTAGTTTTTGCGAAATAATTCATTAGAATTTTCGATGATGCCCATCtctaatttaattataaatatacgtCCTTGTAAAACGATAGATAACCTTTAACTACGTCATATATATGTTTGTTGATTTTAAATCCCTCGTTTgttacaattaataaaaatttgagttcGTTAccctttttttaataagaatcatcaagctcctcaaaatatcCATTAACTGCAGACATCACCTCCTCATTGGAAAAACTTTGACCaccgaaccattttttcaagtctgggaacagaaaataatccgagggggctaaatttggcgaatagggtgcatgaggtagcgaatcaaactttaattcataaattttggatatttcaataacggatgtgtgagctgtcttgtcttgatgaaacaacactttcttcttagccaacttcggccgtttttgcttgatttcttcgctcaaacgttcgATAAGTTCGCTTAATACACGccgtttttcctttttcaagataatcaatgaaaattaaccaaCGCACATCACAAAAAACCGACTCCATGACATTGCCTgaagatggaacggtctttgccttctttggagccggctCTCCCTTTTCAGTGcattgttttcattgttctttGGTTTGATGtatgatggacccacgtttaaTCCATGGTTATCAAACGGCACAAAAAATCGGCTTGATTTCTGTGAAACCTTGCCAAACActcaatggaaacatcttcacgacgctgtttttgtgagcaaacgcggcagcCATCTTGCGCCCAGCtatttcatgtccaaattttgagttaatatgGGATGCAACTCACTATGTCGTACTTTAAGTAGACGATCATCCAGTAAggctttgtgaattttcttcaacatttctggagtcgtcacctcatttggtcgactcTGCGATGCTGGTCCTTGCAGGTCGTACAGCCTTGTTTAATCTCTGCTacctaatattttactgttagtAGTTAACGatggagcagtctcacccagagtagaatctagttcagcttttctattggttgggctaatgcctttcaaattaaagtattgtatcacaaacttttccatgtttataaattcactgaaaactatttatggctgccaaacaaatactaaacaacgtggcataTTCCAAGTTGAAGCATATGCtttatagattgtgtactttttaaatcagaggtatttttcaagcagctaccgccatctctagttcaggccaggtacttttactttttcttgattgaCGTAGTTTTCATCGACTATTTTGATTGAGTTACTGCAGATTTATCTTTTAGTACCAATTTTATAAACGGGGGAAAACCACGACTTGTaccaaataaatgttttaaaattagagATAAATGTGGGCCCTATTTACTGTTTTTTCTGATGTGGGGTCGTATACCGATCACAAAATATCgtgttaaaatgaaattttgcacCAAAATATCTTTATTCAATCAAAATACAATATATCTTCTTGATTTAAtcactatttttgaaaaattttgttttcgtcAAACTTAGAACTTGTCGAAGTAGACGTACTTATGAGTGGTGCTATTTCctaaaaaatgaagaagtaaATCTAAGAATTTTTATTAAGGAATAGGATCACTCACTGGTTTTTCTTCGAGTTCCAATAGTGAAGGTGAAATAAGTAAATTAAGAAACCCTACAATCCTAATAACCCAACAAAATCCCAGTAAACGAACTGCTAATCCTCCCAATAAGGGACCGAATGAATACGAAACGGATACGGAAGATTGCTGTAGGGCATAAATTGGTCCATAGTGATTAcctgtaataaattatttgagaaaataaatcATACCTTGAATAATTCTCAATCATTACCTCCTCTTTTGTCTGCAAAAGTAGCTAGAAGAGGTACTAAAGCTGCATCCACCGCCCCAACTCCTAAACCAATACCAAAATGAGGCAGGGAAAGCTGGGAGATGGTGTTTGCTAAAGGAAGAACGTAACAACTGAGCCCTATTATTACCATCGCTATGATTGCTGTCCTCCAAGGTGCGACTGGTAAAAAACCTATAGCACAAAAGCATATACAGAGTGGACAACAGCAAACAGTCCATAAATAATTGTCatacaacaaaatttaactcaaattaatgttatattgaattaattatcattatgttgttgataaaaattacgttttcaattatttcaggGGCTCAGGTGAGTTTAATCGGGATCTTTCAGGCAATACAGTGAAGCCTCTCCTTAAAATCGATTACCAATTCTGTCTTAAAGAATCCTTAAGGGTTTGTGAAAGGAATCAGAGGATAAAACTTGAATTAACTTTTGTAAACTGATCTCTAATGACttctatactatttttaatctattttaaaataattcttcgACATTTCTAAGCTTAACTGATGTCTATAAATAGCTTTTTCTTTATCCTTTGGTAATTCAGCTGGTGTTACGAATAACTTCGATTCTAAATAATTCCAGACAAAGAAATTGGTAAGTTTTAAATCAGGCGGTCACTTAACAGattgtaaatgtaaaaattgataaacttcaTAGCTCATTGTTGGTCTTATGATTTTGTACAGATGTAGCTTCGCGTTTCTGgagattttttggaattttattatcGCCTTCAGCTCTCCCAACTGTTCACTTCCCCTCGTCATCCTCGCTTCTAGATTCCCTCCCTCTTTACCGTCATTCTTAATAACCTCcccaagatatacataactttgaacttgttcTAAGCTCATTGTCTTTTCTTTGTTAAGTTGTATTAACAAACTTCTCATTGCTCCTTTCCTTTGTGGTGTTGTTATTATCAAACCGATTTCACGTAGTATCCATTCTAATACTGTATTGAACAGCGTAGTGGATGAAGGATCTCCCTTTTTTTAGTCCTGTGTGATTCGGGAAACATTCTGATATTCTTTGCCTTTGCCTTTACCTTCGTTTGTGTTCGAGTTATAAGCTTTTTTGGAATACTAAGATCGTACAAATAGTTTCTGTCTATAGTATCGTAAGTTTTTTGGAAATCTAAGATTGAGTAAATTGGCAGATCGTATTCATACCCCATTCTTTGCGTTTGCCTCCGAGTGAAAATATGGTTTGTGACTTGCCTTGGTAGTCTCCGAACAAGTTTTATCTATGGCCTTAGTTAAAAATTTGTTGGTTGTACTTTGGATCATTATTGTCATTTTCCACGTTTTTGGTATTGTCTCTTTCTCCCTTATTAAATGCTATAATAATATCGTCCTCAGTGCAGTTCCACCATACTTGATTAATTTTGGCTCCATTTCGTCCTCTTCCGGAGGCTTGCCGTTTTTTATCCCTGAATTATTTCTAGTATTTCCTCCTTTGTTGGAGGCCatatattttcgatataaatCCGCCAATTCAACCTCAAacatgtaaaatattgagcatcAAGCATTTTGAGAGACAACACACAGCAATGAATATAGCTATGAGtttgcaagaaattgcaaaTTTGTGGGACATCcgtgaaaaaattcatattgttaTTCATGACAATGGACGAAAATAGTAAAAGCTGTTAGTGATGCAGAGTTGACCTCAGCGCGTTGTTTCATTCATACTATTCAATTGATTGTCAAGGTAGAAAAATCGTAACCCATTTTAATTATTCTGGTACTGCACAAGAAAAACTGCATTCTGTCCAAAAAGATTAGTTCAAGATGTTAGGAACTTAGATGTATGCTTGAAAGGCTAATGCAACAAAAACGAGTCATTTCTGGCTATCTGACGGACTATCATATTGCCAATTTGACTGCTGCACATTGGGAGCTTTTGGAGcatcttttaaaattattccaaCCATTTGAGGAGATAACAAAATGAGCACGTCAAAAGAGCTAACACCCAAATTAAGCCAGGCAATACTCGTCATACAACAAGGGTTACAAGAACGATTTGAAGACATTACAACGAGTAAAAATCATTTGGTTGCTACCTTTCTCGATCCAactgcaaaaagaaaaagtgaagCAGTATGTATTAATCGATAGCATAAAAATAAGCTGTGAAGAAACAAGCAACGATAACGCGCGTTCGTCCCCTACTTTGGCCAAGAGAATGAGAACTGAAGAGCAAAGTCGAAATCAGACTATTCACTCAACTTTTATGGATTGCTTCGAAGAGCTGATAGCAGAAAAAAGCACAGCTTCTGGAAACACATCAACAGAAATGGATctctttataaatattagtaatataTCACGTCATGACAACCCGTATACATGGTGGCAAGCAAGGAAATTTGAATTTCCGTGTTTGATTAAGATTGCAGCAAAATATTTATCGGCGCCAGGAAGTAGTGTTTATTCAGAGCACCTTTTCTCTGAAGTTGGGATGGTCTACGAGAAAAAAAGAAGTAGACTACTTCTTAAAAATGCATAACAGAAAAGTTAGTCTTTCTGCACCATAACCTTCCCCTTCTAAATtttgattatgaaaataattcaaatgcatagaaaaattcttaatttgtttaatacagaaaatgattgaattatGTACCTGTTTTATGTACCAATGACTACTTAATAAATGATtatgaaagaaatgaaaatcttatccttctaaattttgattaccaaaataattcaaatacatAGAATTCTCCATTTTTCCAATTCAGAAGATGATTATGTACCTGTGTTATACATCAATGGCTACTTAAATGATTAtaacagaaatgaaaaaatgaatatatacgTAATCaatcgattttaatttttaatttttcattttactaattatttctctatgataaaatatattatttaagtaTTCCGTATTCGGCCGAATAATATGTAGATATTCGGTATTCGGCCGAATATAATAAAAGCAGCCAAATAGGCCGAATACCGAATAGTAACCGAATATTCGTTGCAagtctaattatttttttcatcaaagatAGGTcggaaagtaaataaaaatgagtccgGTAATAGATATTTATGATATAAGTGTCGTAAAGATTCATATTACGAAATGAGATGGGAAATTTGTCCCATTGAATATCGTAAAATGAATTTACGATACGAATATAGTACATTATTTTACCTACTACcaataatgttaattatttactcaaaattagtcaatattcctgaaattaatgatattagaatcatgtaacaagcAAGCGTTGCGCtcattgttgatttattttgcgAACAGTCAATTTTGACGCGTTCGCTTCAGTTTGGTAGAATTGTATCGACATGAGGTCCGACTATGAAAGTGTGAATTCTGATATAGAACTCGCTGCAAATAACGCAATACAAACCCTAGGATCCCGCTAAATCCCGCAATAGATACGAAAAGGAATATAAGCGATTCGAAGACTGGTGCAGTTCAAAAAAAGTCCGTGATATATCGGggaaaattttattagcttATTTTGCTGGGAAAGCTGAAAAAGAAAAGGAATCATCATTATGGACACATTATAGTATGCCGAGAACAATTATATCTCCGAAGAAAAATGTGGACATAAGTAAATATTCGCAGCTATTGGCTTTTTTGAAGCGGAAAAGTGAAGGTCACAAGCCGAAAAAATCCAGTatattttcaaaggaaaatatacACAGATTTTTGAAAGAAGCCAATGATGATCAATTCTTGATGATGAAGGTAAGATTATACATAAATATGGTGACATTTCCAtgtagcatattatttttataggtttccTTAATCGTGGGTGTGTTTGACGCCTGCCGAAGagaagaattgatgaaattaaaaattggttaggttaggttagttgaCGGAGTAACGTTCATAACGATCAAAATACCGAATACTAAAACTAACATTCAAAGAGAATTTCCTATTACTAGAGGAAACATCGTTGGTTTTGACTGCTTAAATAACGTCCGAAAATATGTTCGACTTCGACATGAccggtttttaattttatataaaaattgaaaatgtttttctcgATCAATTGGTATCAATACTTTTGGGCGCATTCCAAAAGAAATAGCAACTTTTCTAGAGCTACCAAATCCATCACAATATACAGGTCACTGTTTAAGAAGATCATCAGCATCCCTACTTGCTGATGCTGGTGTTGATATGCACATTTTGAAGAGACATGATGGATGGAGATCCAGTAGTGTCGCTGATGGATATTTAGAAACATCCTtagagaacaaaaaaatatagctACTAAAATAATGGGAGAAGAAAtcgtttctacaaaaaattcaattgaaattgaaagctACAATTCTTCAATTGCCTCCACGTCAGCTGGCGACAAAGTGACTTTACTGCAATAGTGCGGTAAAGTATCTCATTACGAAACTCATATTAGTATCGTAATGTTTGATATTATATATTGGTAGTAGGTAAAAGCTTTTACCGGCctatcacaataattttctgGCTCGGTCcgaaaaaatgagattttctaaCGTAAAAATAAACCGGAAAGTACTAATTTCTAGcccgttttaaaaaaatggttttagaGAGGGTGTCTCATAAGAAAGacgtaaataattattgcaaaaCAGCaatgaaaaaaaggaaattaaatgTAACGTATCATACACAgcaatttaaaatcattagatCAGATTTATAAAGGTGGTTGAATATTGCCAAATGAATTAATCGAAATTAGAGATTCGAGCGCAACGTCGACTAGAGGGGTGTAAATACTTCACTGAATGATAATCATTTCATTAGATTTTTACATACGATAAAAAATGACTTTATCTACACAACTCGAACATGGAAAATCGTTGGTCAGATAAAGTTGAATTACCAAAAACCGTCGCAAAGACTTGTCGATTCTAGCAAGTCTCTTGTGTCTGATggaattattaagaaattattgcACATGGTCGAGCTATCAACGCCGAAGTATATAGTGGGAAGCTGATGCGATTATTGGGAAAACATCCAAGTTTAGTTAACAAAAAGCGGATTCTCTTACAAGACAATTCTGAACAAAATACTGCGAAAAGTACGCCTGATGGTATTGAACTCCTAAATCCAGCATTTGATCAGATTACTTTTTAATCAGAGCCATGGCGAAATTCTTGgacaagaaaaattcgaatccAAAAGAGATGCTGAGAACGCAAAGCAACATTTTTCTGCATCTAAGCTGAAGGAATGGTTTTATCAATGTCTTAAAGAATTTTCTGGACGTTAGGATGGGCTATTCTTCGAATTTTCCTTTtggtatgattatttaataaaaaatgatttcatttacCTGCGAAATGGGAACCGATGAAATAGCCTACACTATCCGGAATGAAAACTGCTCCTAATTGCCATTTGGTCGGTAACGGATCCAGTCTAGCCATAAGCCACATAGGAACGCAAGGCTCCAAAATAGCCATTGTCGAAGTTGATACGCAGATAGTTGAAACAACTATAATCGTTTTGTGATCTTTAAGTAAATCGATACAATCTTGAAAACCGTTTGGAGAGGAATGGTTCTCACACTGTGAAGATTCTTCTTTTAAATAACGTAACTGTAAAACTAGGATCAACCGTTTCCGTAAAATGGTACAAAATAAAGAACTAATCATATTTCAAGATATAGATAAAGACATATATCAAAGAAAGTAATACATTTCGCACTAGTTACTATTTTGCTGAAATGTAACGAGTgcgaaatacactttccaacgaGTTGTGTACACTAATTTTCCTACGACTatgtaaaaaattcttcaaaaaacgtattttttaaataagaaagtcaattaaCCAATATCACACATGTGTTGAAAAGTA includes:
- the LOC130892366 gene encoding synaptic vesicular amine transporter-like yields the protein MKISILPLVEDDSIVFVIIYLLFLLDNVLLTVVVPIIPDFLFSNELNVTIDANDLAPASLSPLQRKFHNLENENGPLGVLLASKALVQLAFTPFIGYLVGVLGCYIPLLVGTFNLLLASILFACGSTYGVLVLARALHGSASAAIAVSGMSILAKKFPPTLRVKLMPIAFGGIASGVLIGYPLGGAVYQMLGKSAPFIFISISIVICIILQLRYLKEESSQCENHSSPNGFQDCIDLLKDHKTIIVVSTICVSTSTMAILEPCVPMWLMARLDPLPTKWQLGAVFIPDSVGYFIGSHFAGFLPVAPWRTAIIAMVIIGLSCYVLPLANTISQLSLPHFGIGLGVGAVDAALVPLLATFADKRGGNHYGPIYALQQSSVSVSYSFGPLLGGLAVRLLGFCWVIRIVGFLNLLISPSLLELEEKPVSDPIP